The nucleotide window CATCAAGCAGGCGGCACTCGGCGGCGCGCGGGGCCAATGGGCGGGCTCGGGCGCCGGCCTGGAGCGCGCCGAGGGCTCGTACATCTACATCGCGCCCAACAACGGCCTACTCACCACGGTCATCGAGGAGCACGGCTACATCGAGGCGTACGAGGTCAGCAACACCAAGGTGATTCCCGCCGAGCCGGAGCCGACCTTCTACAGCCGGGAGATGGTGGCCATCCCGTCGGCGCACCTGGCCGCCGGTTTCCCCCTCAACGAGGTCGGCCGGCAACTCTCCGACGACGAGATCGTCCGGTTCGAACGGCCGAAGGCCAGCACCGTCTCCGGCGGGGTGCTCAGCGGCACGATCACCAACGTCGACCACCCGTTCGGCAACCTCTGGACGAACATCCACCGTACCGATCTCGAGAAGGCCGGCATCGGTTACCAGACGCAGCTCAAGCTCGTGCTTGACGGTGTGCTGACCTTCGACCTGCCGCTGGTGCCGACCTTCGCGGATGCCGGAAAGATCGGTGACCCGGTCATCTACATCAACAGCCGCGGCTATCTCGCCCTCGCGCGCAACGCGGCGCCGCTGGCGTACCCGTACAACCTGAAGGCCGGCATCTCCGTCGCCGTGACCAAGGCCTGACTCCGCCCGAGGGCCGGCACGGATTCGTCCGTGCCGGCCCTCCTCTCGGACCGGGGTCGTCGCCGGGCCGCCGCCCACCGCTCGCACGAAGGGGACGTCGTGAGCCTCTCCTCCTACCAGGTAGCCACACTGATAGCCACGATCGCGATAGTCGTGCTGGTCTCGCACGCGGTCGGTGGCCTCTTCGCCCGCTTCCGCCAGCCCGTCGTGGTCGGCGAGATCCTCGCGGGCCTGATCTTCGGACCCACCCTGCTCGGACTGGTGGCGCCCGACATCCAGCACCTGCTGTTTCCGAAGACCGGACCGGTCGCGGCGGTCCTCGCCGGGCTGGCCCAGCTCGGCCTGCTGCTGCTGATGTTCATCACCGGTGGCGAACTGCGGCTGACCGGCGTCGCCCGGGATCGCAGGACCATCAGCCTGGTCACCGTCACCGGCCTGGTGTTGCCGTTCTCGATCGGGGTCGCGGTCGTCTCGGCGATCGACCACCGCGATCTCGCCGGCCCGGCCGGGACACAGACCACCACGATCCTGGTCTTCGCGATCGCGGTCGCGGTCACCAGCATTCCGGTGATCTCCCGGATCATGCTCGACCTCGGCCTGCTCGGCGGCTCGTTCGCCCGCATCGTGCTCGGGGTGGCGGCGCTGGAGGACATCGCGCTGTACGTGGTGCTCGCCATCGTGCTGAGCCTGGCGAGCGCGCCGGCGACGGAGTTCGGCCTGTGGGACCTGATCGGCATACACACCACCGGCTGGACGGTGGGCTACCACACGGCCGTGACCGTGGTGTTCCTGACCGCCTTCATGGTGTGGGGCCCACAGGTCTTCCGCTACCTGCTGTACGGCCGGCCCGGGGTCCTCGCCCGGCGCAACGCGACGGCGTACCGGCTGGTGCTGCTGCTGATCACCGTGCTCCTCTGCACGATGCTGGGCATCAACCCGATCTTCGGGGCGCTGCTCACCGGGGTCTGCGCCCGCCGGGCCGAACCGGAGCAGGAACTGGACGGCTCGGCGACCGCGACCGAGCAGACCAACTCGTGGATCACCATCCGGCGCTTCTCGCTCGCCTTCTTCATTCCGATCTACTTCTTCACGGTAGGGCTCGGCCTGAACCTCGTGCAGGACTTCGACGTGCTCTTCTTCGCCTGGTTCTTCGCGCTCTGCTGCGTGGTGAAGGCGGCCAGCGTGCTGCTGGGCGCGGTCCTGGCCGGTGAGCGGCTGCGCTGGTCGATCGACCTCTCGATCGCCCTGAACGCCCGCGGCGGACCCGGGATCGTGCTGGCCACGACGACCCTGGCCGCCGGGGTGGTCAACCGCTCCTTCTACACCTCGATGGTGGTGCTGTCCGTCCTGACCTCGCTGATCGCCGGGATATGGCTGGATCGGCGGGCCACGGCACTGCGGCAGGCCGACCTCGAGAGAGCGCGGGACCCGAAGGTCCCGCAGGCCGTCACCGCGGGCGGCGAGCACGCGGGCACCGCCACCTGACCACGGTGGGCGGCGGGGTCGGGACCGGGTGTCTGCGGGCACCCGGTCCCGGCTCGTTCACCAGCCGAGAACGGCGGCCGTACGCGAGGCGGCGGCCCGGCCGTACGCGGCCGTCAGCTCCTCGAGGAACCGGCCGCGGTCCACCTCGTACTCCTGGGGACCCACCGTGCGCAGGACCAGCGCGGCCAGCGTGCATCCCAGCCGGGCGGCCAGCTCGTAGTCGGCCCCCGCGTGCGCCGCGGCGAGGAACCCGGCCCGGAACGCGTCGCCCACGCCGGTCGGGTCGACGGGCTCGGGGACCGGTACGGCCGGTACCTGGACCGCCGGGCGGCCGGCCCGGTCGATGCGCGCCCCGCCCGGGCCGAGGGTCGTGACCCAGGTAGCGACCCGGGCCAGCACCTCGCGCTCGGTCCATTCCGTCTTCTGGAGCACCAGCGCGTGTTCGTAGGCGTTGGTGAACAGGAACTGGGCACCCTCGATCAGCCGGCGGATGTCCTTGGGCTCCATCACCGCGAGCTGCTGGGACGGATCGGCCGTGAACGGGTAGTCCCGGGCCCGGCACTCGTCGGTGTGCCGGAGCATCGCCTCGGGGTCGTTGGGCCCGATCACGATCTGGTCCACGCCGGCCAGCCGGTCGACGGTGTCCCGCAGGTCGAGCCCGCGGGCCAGGGACATGGCCCCGGCGTAGAACGAGGCGAGCTGGTTGCCGTCGTGATCGGTGATGCACTGGAACCGGGCGGTGTGCAGCTCCTCCGACTGCCGGATCGAGGCCACGTCGACGCCGCCGAGTTCCAGCAGGGAGCGGTAGCCGGCGAAATCCTGTCCCGCGGCGGCGACCACGGCGGGGCGCAGGCCCAGCCGGGCCAGGCCGAGCGCGATGTTCGCCGCCACCCCGCCCCGGCGGACCTGCAGGGAGTCGACCAGGAAGGACAGCGACAGGTGGTCCAGCGCGCCGGGCACCAACTGCTCGACGAACCGGCCGGGGAAGGTGCTGAGCTGGTCGATCGCGATCGACCCGGTCACGATGATGGTCATGGGTCGCGCCTCACCCGTGGACCGCGGCCTGGAGTTCGTTCACCCGGTCGAGGCGCTCCCAGGTGAACGTCGGACCGCTGCGGCCGAAGTGCCCGAAGGCCGCGGTCGGCAGGTAGATCGGGCGCAGCAGGTCCAGCTCCCGGATGATCGACTGCGGCCGCAGATCGAAGACATTGTCGAGGGCCGCCTCGATCCGCGCGATCGGCACCGTCTCGGTGCCGAAACACTCCAGGAAGGTGCCGACCGGCTCCGCCTTGCCGATGGCGTACGCCACCTGCACCTCGCAGCGCTCCGCGAGCCCGGCCGCCACCACGTTCTTGGCCACCCATCGCATCGCGTACGCGGCGGAGCGGTCCACCTTCGAGGGGTCCTTGCCGGAGAACGCGCCACCGCCGTGCCGCGCCGACCCGCCGTACGAGTCCATGATGATCTTCCGGCCGGTCAGGCCGGTGTCGCCCATCGGGCCGCCGATCTCGAACCGGCCGGTCGGGTTGACGAGCAGCCGGTAGTCGTCGACGCGCAGGTCGAGCTGGTGCAGCTCCGGCTCGACCACGTGCTTGCGGATGTCCTCGGGCAGCAGGGTGTCCGCGTCGGGCGCGTGCTGGGCGGAGACCACCACCGTGTCCAGCGACACCGGACGCGATCCCTCGTACGCGATCGTGACCTGCGTCTTGCCGTCCGGGCGCAGATAGCCGAGCGTCCCGTCACGCCGGGCCGTCGACAGACGGCGGGCCAGCCGATGGGCGAGGGCGATGGGCAGCGGCATCAGCTCCGGTGTCTCCGCGCAGGCGTAGCCGAACATCAGCCCCTGGTCGCCGGCGCCCTGCCGGGCGGCGCCCGCGGCGCCACCCTCGGTCCGTGCCTCGTACGAGCGGCTCACCCCCTGTGCGATGTCGGGGGACTGCCTCCCGATCGACACGCTCACGGCGCAGGTCCGCCCGTCGAACCCCTTGGCCGACGAGTCGTACCCGATGGCGTTGACCTGGGCGCGGGCGACGGCCGCGAGGTCGACGACGGCGCGGGAACCGACCTCGCCGGCGATGATGATCTGGCCGGTGGTCACGAGGGTCTCGACGGCCACCCGGCTGTGCGGGTCGCCGTCGAGATAGGCGTCGAGCAACGCGTCGCTGATCTGGTCGGCGATCTTGTCCGGATGGCCCTCGGTCACGGATTCCGAGGTGAAGAGCCGATAGCTCACAGTGATCCTCCATGTCGGTTGCCGGGATGCGGAGACGGCCCCCAACCGAGGCTGAGGGCCGTCGCGGTGCCGATCAGTAGCGGTAGTGGTCCGGCTTGTACGGACCCTCGACCGCGACGCCCAGGTAGGCCGCCTGCTCCTTGGTCAGGTCGGTGAGCCTGGCGCCGAGCGCTCCGAGGTGCAGCCGGGCGACCTTCTCGTCCAGGTGCTTGGGCAGCACGTAGACGCCGACCGGGTACTCGTCGGTCCTGGTGAAGAGCTCGATCTGGGCGATCGTCTGGTTCGAGAAGCTGTTGCTCATCACGAACGACGGGTGCCCGGTCGCGTTGCCCAGGTTCAGCAGGCGGCCCTCCGACAACACGATCACCGCGTGGCCGTCGTCGAACCTCCACTCGTCGACCTGCGGCTTGATCGTGATCCGCCGTACGTCCGGGCGCTTCGCCAGGCCGGCCATGTCGATCTCGTTGTCGAAGTGCCCGATGTTGCCGACGATGGCCTGGTGCTTCATCCGGGCCATGTGCTCGTTGGTGATCACGCCGAGGCAGCCGGTCGCGGTGATGAAGATGTCCGCGGTCTCCACGACGTCGTCCATGGTGGCGACCTGGTAGCCGTCCATCGCGGCCTGCAACGCGCAGATCGGGTCGACCTCGGCGACGATGACCCGGGCACCCTGACCACGCAGCGACTCGGCGCAGCCCTTGCCCACGTCGCCGTAACCGTTCACCACGGCAACCTTGCCGCCGATGAGGACGTCGGTGGCGCGGTTGATGCCGTCGATCAGCGAGTGCCGGCAGCCGTACCTGTTGTCGAACTTGCTCTTGGTGACCGAGTCGTTGACGTTGATCGCCGGGA belongs to Amorphoplanes digitatis and includes:
- a CDS encoding carbohydrate kinase family protein, which encodes MTIIVTGSIAIDQLSTFPGRFVEQLVPGALDHLSLSFLVDSLQVRRGGVAANIALGLARLGLRPAVVAAAGQDFAGYRSLLELGGVDVASIRQSEELHTARFQCITDHDGNQLASFYAGAMSLARGLDLRDTVDRLAGVDQIVIGPNDPEAMLRHTDECRARDYPFTADPSQQLAVMEPKDIRRLIEGAQFLFTNAYEHALVLQKTEWTEREVLARVATWVTTLGPGGARIDRAGRPAVQVPAVPVPEPVDPTGVGDAFRAGFLAAAHAGADYELAARLGCTLAALVLRTVGPQEYEVDRGRFLEELTAAYGRAAASRTAAVLGW
- a CDS encoding cation:proton antiporter is translated as MSLSSYQVATLIATIAIVVLVSHAVGGLFARFRQPVVVGEILAGLIFGPTLLGLVAPDIQHLLFPKTGPVAAVLAGLAQLGLLLLMFITGGELRLTGVARDRRTISLVTVTGLVLPFSIGVAVVSAIDHRDLAGPAGTQTTTILVFAIAVAVTSIPVISRIMLDLGLLGGSFARIVLGVAALEDIALYVVLAIVLSLASAPATEFGLWDLIGIHTTGWTVGYHTAVTVVFLTAFMVWGPQVFRYLLYGRPGVLARRNATAYRLVLLLITVLLCTMLGINPIFGALLTGVCARRAEPEQELDGSATATEQTNSWITIRRFSLAFFIPIYFFTVGLGLNLVQDFDVLFFAWFFALCCVVKAASVLLGAVLAGERLRWSIDLSIALNARGGPGIVLATTTLAAGVVNRSFYTSMVVLSVLTSLIAGIWLDRRATALRQADLERARDPKVPQAVTAGGEHAGTAT
- the ahcY gene encoding adenosylhomocysteinase: MPAPVTAGPFLPGEPMAFTDFKVADLSLAGFGRKEIELAEHEMPGLMSLREEYGPTQPLRGARVTGSLHMTIQTAVLIETLTALGAEVRWASCNIFSTQDHAAAAIVVGPGGTAEAPAGVPVYAWKGESLEEYWWCTERALLWPDGAGPNMILDDGGDATLLVHKGAEFERLGAVPAADAADSEEYAVILSVLRRGLGEDAGRWTRLASGIRGVTEETTTGVHRLYEMQQQGRLLFPAINVNDSVTKSKFDNRYGCRHSLIDGINRATDVLIGGKVAVVNGYGDVGKGCAESLRGQGARVIVAEVDPICALQAAMDGYQVATMDDVVETADIFITATGCLGVITNEHMARMKHQAIVGNIGHFDNEIDMAGLAKRPDVRRITIKPQVDEWRFDDGHAVIVLSEGRLLNLGNATGHPSFVMSNSFSNQTIAQIELFTRTDEYPVGVYVLPKHLDEKVARLHLGALGARLTDLTKEQAAYLGVAVEGPYKPDHYRY
- a CDS encoding adenosyl-fluoride synthase: MSDLGTTDDSVAQCKGLMLSICPSVTIVDVCHSMTPWDVVEGARYIVDLPRFFPEGTVFATTTYPATGTGTRSVALRIKQAALGGARGQWAGSGAGLERAEGSYIYIAPNNGLLTTVIEEHGYIEAYEVSNTKVIPAEPEPTFYSREMVAIPSAHLAAGFPLNEVGRQLSDDEIVRFERPKASTVSGGVLSGTITNVDHPFGNLWTNIHRTDLEKAGIGYQTQLKLVLDGVLTFDLPLVPTFADAGKIGDPVIYINSRGYLALARNAAPLAYPYNLKAGISVAVTKA
- the metK gene encoding methionine adenosyltransferase, whose protein sequence is MSYRLFTSESVTEGHPDKIADQISDALLDAYLDGDPHSRVAVETLVTTGQIIIAGEVGSRAVVDLAAVARAQVNAIGYDSSAKGFDGRTCAVSVSIGRQSPDIAQGVSRSYEARTEGGAAGAARQGAGDQGLMFGYACAETPELMPLPIALAHRLARRLSTARRDGTLGYLRPDGKTQVTIAYEGSRPVSLDTVVVSAQHAPDADTLLPEDIRKHVVEPELHQLDLRVDDYRLLVNPTGRFEIGGPMGDTGLTGRKIIMDSYGGSARHGGGAFSGKDPSKVDRSAAYAMRWVAKNVVAAGLAERCEVQVAYAIGKAEPVGTFLECFGTETVPIARIEAALDNVFDLRPQSIIRELDLLRPIYLPTAAFGHFGRSGPTFTWERLDRVNELQAAVHG